The genomic segment GCAGTCGGGCATGCGCTGGACTGTTCGGGGGGCAAATAATATCATCGCCTTGCGCTGCTGTCTCTTAAGCAATCGGTGGGAAGACTTTTGGGAGTACCGTGCTGCGGCATAATATTTTACCCATATATTTGTCGCACACCCCCGTATGGCTCAAATAGGTATGCCGGTGTCATATAAGGTTGCTGTCTAATCATCTATTTATCAGGGGATGCTGTATCTTTACAATCTTTGCGCAACAAAGCCATAGTCAAGCATAAAAACAAAGTTCCAAGCCGGGATCCGGGCCATCCGCCCAAGCTAATTTAATCTCCAATTAATCTCCGATTAGTATTGAAAAATACTTTTTAAATAGGGTATAATTATATGTTATGGCTGAAATTAAAGAAAATCTGGAAATCATTAAAAGGAAGATAGCCGATGCCGCCTCAAGGGCCGGACGCCAGCCCGGGGAAACCACTCTGGTGGCGGTTACCAAGACCGTGCCCTCAGGCCTGATAAACCAGGCCATAGATTGTGGGGTAAACGCCATCGGCGAGAACCGGGTGCAGGAGGCGGCCCAGAAATTCCCTGAGATCTCAGTCCCGGTCCAATGGCATCTGATCGGCCATCTCCAGAGCAACAAGGCCAAAAAAGCGGTGGAGATGTTCTCTCTGATCCACTCCATAGACTCTGTCAGCCTAGCCCGGGAGGTCGGCCGGAGGGCGCTGGAAGCAGATAAGGTTCAGGAGATTCTGCTGGAGGTCAACACTTCAGGCGAGCCACAGAAATTCGGATTCGGGCCGGAAGAAGTTCTAAATGCTATAGAGGTTATAAAGGATATAAAGGCGGTCAAAGTCCTGGGCCTGATGACGGTGGGGCCGCTGACTGAAGACGGTCTGAGAATAAGAAAGGCTTTCCGGAAGTTGAGAGCGATCTTCGAGCAGGCTGCCAAGCTGGGCTTCCGGAATGTTGAGATGAAATATCTTTCCATGGGTATGTCGGGAGATTTCGAGACGGCCATAGAGGAAGGCTCTAATATGGTCAGGATCGGCAGTGCCATCTTCGGGGCCCGGGGGTGACCTGCCAGCGAAATACACGAAAGGGTACGAAAAAGATTATTCCCTGGTTCAAAAAAGATCCGGGATCATACAGCGAATATTCATGCTTTCCTGGCTTCCTTCTAAAATGATAACAAGGGTTAAAGTTAAATGTTCCTTCTGGCAAATCTCATAATAGCGTTGGGAAAGGTCTTAGGCC from the candidate division TA06 bacterium genome contains:
- a CDS encoding YggS family pyridoxal phosphate-dependent enzyme — translated: MAEIKENLEIIKRKIADAASRAGRQPGETTLVAVTKTVPSGLINQAIDCGVNAIGENRVQEAAQKFPEISVPVQWHLIGHLQSNKAKKAVEMFSLIHSIDSVSLAREVGRRALEADKVQEILLEVNTSGEPQKFGFGPEEVLNAIEVIKDIKAVKVLGLMTVGPLTEDGLRIRKAFRKLRAIFEQAAKLGFRNVEMKYLSMGMSGDFETAIEEGSNMVRIGSAIFGARG